GTTAAGTTTTAGGAGTCAGAGACAACTCTGGCTTTTTAAGGTTGGGCAAGGAGAGCACCAGCCAAAGGTCAGCCCAAACCAGGAACTCGGGAAGGGGACCAGAttggggaggagcaggggagaAAATTCCAGTTCATACTGGTTGGATTTGCAGCACCAGTAGCAAAGCCAGACAAGGAGGAAGCACAGGTCTTGTACAGATCACGTCTAGAGAGAAAAGAGAGTTGGATGACGGTTGCTTGGGGGGAAGtaattattaaggaaaaagagaagaggccAAAGGCAGAGCATTGGGAATACTTACAGCACCTTGAACATAGATGGTCAATAGATATTTGCAGAATGAACTGGAGCATGTGTTAACTGGGAAGTGACCATTCCACAAATGTTGAGTACCTGCCACATTCAAAGCATTCCACTGGGCCTGTGTGAGTGGACCATAGGAGACCTCAGAAGCCCAGAAGATGCCACAGTGTCTGCCTTCAGGAGGCAGAATAACCACAGTGAATCATGTTGGATGAAAAGGATCTTAAGAGTGGCACAAAAATGTTGATTGCAAGGCCTAACTTAAGCCTTCTCATAAAGTAAGCTAATGCATGAGTTTTATATTGTAATGGCCCTCATCATGAGAGATCCAGTGCTCCCAAAGGGGACATGGTCTGCCTTTGGTAGCAATTAATGGATGACCTTATTCTCAATTATTAGTTGTAGTTGTGTAGGGAATCTTCTCTTCAGGCCCTGGGCAAGCTGGCCTAAGAGTCTGAAAAGACGGCTTTCAGCAGGGTTATATGTTATTCACACATATTAATAGTGGTTAAACTTTAgcaacatctttttctttctttcctcaagaAAATATGActcctttatgtgtgtgtgtgtgtgtgtgtgtgtgtgtatacatatatatatatatacctatatgttTTATTTGCAGAATGTGCCATATGACCTGCCTTTGCCTGGAGGAGTCATGCCTCGCATGCTGATAACAATTCTGGGCACAGTAAAGCCCAATGCAAACAGGTAAAGAGCAAAACTAGCAAGTCTAACACATTTGTTGATTACTTTGGGAATAAAGGGTGatctgttttgaattttaatagaatttttaaaattacacatttagAATCTTGGCTATACCACAGTTTGGAATTTTCCCATAAATCAATACACGTTCCCACCAAGAAGACAAAGTTTTCCTCACTAAATCTTGTTTTTCTCCcagaaacagactttaaaaaaagtttcccttGTGAGGACAAAGAGGAAGAGCAGAAAAACCCATTCTATTGGTTCTTCCTAGCAATGAAAGCTTTAGAATTAAAGGAAAGAGCCTTTGTAGTATAATGTTTGGCCATCCCTCTACCTCTGAGCCATATATTGTCTAAAAAACAAAGGCCATCAAAACTTAGagtcaaagacaaaaagatgCATAGTTGATCTGAGAGCTTAGATATTATACCACTCtgcagtgagatcctactgtgtagcacagggaactatgtctagtcacttgtggtggaacatgatggaggataatgtgagaaaaagaatgtatatggatgtatggctgggtcactttgctgtgtagcagaaattgacaaaattgtGAATTATctataataaaatcttttaaaaataaaaattaaaaatattataccaTTCTATCCTCATATTTCTTACAAATGTCCCTGCAGTTATGCAGATCACAGTGCGCTCATATTTGTGAGCCCGGCTGCCATTTCCATCTTCATTCTGGGTGAAACAGAGTCAGTTTCCCCTGTTGTCAGCCTTGTGCAGATGATGTGACAAGATGGGGAACCCCAGTCTTCCTGAGTAGacactaaaaagtttaaaaagactCTATAAGTTTAAGATTTTgtgagaactggagttcccatcgtgacgcagtagagatgaatctgactaggaaccatggggttttgggtttgatccttggcctccatcagtgggttaaggatctggtgttgccgtgagctgtggtgtaggtcgcagacacagctcagatccagtgttgctgtggctgtggtgtaggccggtggctgcagctccgattcaacgcctagcctgggaacctccatatgcctcaggtgtggctctgagaagacaaaagacaaaaaaaaaaaaactttgtcagAACAAATGAAACCACCATTGATACTGGTTTGCTTGAGGTGAGCTAGGATGGGATAAGACTTTTGAGCTCATTTAGGAAAATCCATGCTGACTTAATGGCAGCCCTGGGACCTTGGCTCTGGTTATCACCACtggttatatttacatatatataagcaGGCTAAGACTATCCCGAAGGTATCCAGTATGTCTGTCCCTGAAGTTAACGAAACCAGTAAAGCTCCTACAACCACTAATTAATCTATTTCTGGGTCTTATATAGACAGTACACAAAAGGTACAAATTTGAGCCACGCACACAGGTTTGTTCAAGAGTCCCTAAACAGCCTCTACGAGTGCCTGTCCTGTTGATCTTAGTGACTCAATGGGAGCCACCTCATCTGTTATCAGGAGGTGGACTCAGATTCTGATTTGATCATTTTAACATTCTTCTAGCCATTCACTCTACCTCCAGCCAGCCTCCTCTGGTTCTACATGGTAGTCATCTCCCTAAGCCAGCTCTTCTTTCTGCACAACCCATACAGCTTCTAAACACAGCATTTTGGCACAATAAAGCTTGTTACAAAACATATATAACTTCCAACTCTGTGCTTATCCATCTTGCCTCCCAAAATGACATAGGAGCCAACACTCTTGTCCTGTGCCGACAGCACTCGCAGTTTGGTAATATCTGCTCTCctcctgctgcagctgtggcggaGAACCACATTAGCATCTTTGCCTTGTTGTGATCAGAAAAGTTAGTTCCGATCATAATTGAGATGTTGACTGAGACTGTGGCAGATCAAAGCCAATGTTGGTTGAAATTATTAAGGTGGcagtaaactgaaaaaaaaaatctattgcttTGTTCTGCAAAATCTGAGGAATTAGGTGAAGGAAAAGGATCCTTAACGTGGTAGAGATGACAATTATCTTCCTTTTCACTGCTGAGAAGATAGAGGCTTTGGGTATTTTGTCAAATACAAATTCTATTGCTAATTTGACTATATGGGTCCTTTCCCTGTGAGTTTAATCATTGGTGGTTGTATGTGTCTGTTACTGGGCAAATGGTAGTACCCAAAGAACCATTGTGCATAGGTCTAGAGTGCAAGCCTTGCTTTCAGACAAGAGCACCAGCAGTGGCTTCTGATGTTAGCACTCTGTGGAGAACACTTTGAGAAACAAGGGGGTAGATTTAGTACTTTAACAACCAGAGAACTTGTGTTTGCACTAACATCCAAGCAGAAAGAATGGAGTAAAACGTTTAGCCAGCACTTCCACTCATCCCACTTGGCATCCTGGAATGTTTAACACATTTATTATTATGCCATTACAACTTAGCAACATGATACTGAACATTAACTACATCATCTCATTCTTCCTGTTTCAGGACTGGGTTTTTGGTTAACTATGAGGAagccaggtatttttaaaaagatagcacTTTTTTAAGTGACTGCCTTACTTTTAACTGGGATTAAGAGTAACCTGGCAGGGCAGGAGAGGTGGCTGCTATTACGGCAATGCCAGGTATAAAGTGCCTTCAATGCGGCCCCAAACCTCTACAAAGCCTTGACCATTTTCATGTGTAGAGGTAGTAAAAAGACAGTTACAACTGAGTAGGAGGGTATGCCTGAAGATGAGGCCAAAAAGCTTGGCACATATTGTCATTTACTTTGAGATGCAGTGTTAGTGCAGAGAATAGAGTCGTCCACTCCTTATCTGAGGTTTGGCTTTTGGCAGTTTCAGTTACCCGAGGTCAGTCGCAGCCtgaaaaaattaagtagaaaattctagaaataaacagGCCATGAGCTTGAAGTTGCCAGCATTCTCAGTGGCATGATGACATCAACTGTCCAGCCCCATCCTGCCCGGGACAGGAATTACCCTTTTTACAGCATATCCCGCATGTTAGTCACTTAGTGGTCCTCTTGGTTACCAGATCACTGCCCTGGTATCATGGTGCTTGTGTCCAGGTAATCCTTATTTGacttaataatggccccaaagagCAAGAGTCGTGTTGCTGGCAATTCACATACGCCAAGAAGAAGCCCTAATGTGCTTCCTTTAAGTTAAAGGGGGAAAGGTctcaacataggaaaaaaaattgtatgctgAGGTTGCCAAGATCTACAGTAAGGACAGATCTGCCCTTGAAGTTGTGAGACAGGAAAATGAAACTCATGCTAGTTGTCGTTGCTGTCATACCTCAAATGCAAAGGTACGGCTCCAGTGCATTAAGTGCTTGGTTAAGATGGAAAAAGTATTAAATGTGTACAGTAAGATATTTCAAGAGAGAGAACTCCATTCACATGACTTTTATTACAGCATATTGCTGTACTCGTTCTATTATATTATTAGTTGTCAACCTCTTAATGTGCCTAAtgtataaattaaactttatcattgGTGTGTATGTATGGGAAAAAAAGTATGGatggataggtaggtagatagataggcagacaaTTTGGTTTGGTTCTATTCgtggtttcaggcatccactgagGGTCTTGGATATGCATATTCCCCATGCATAAGGGGGGACCACTTTCCAGTTTGAACCACTCATTTTCTGTTTAGAAATTGTCCCTGTATTTTATGAAAGATTTGCTCTTTAGAAAATTGtatgttcatggagttcctgttgtggctaaatggttataaacctgactagaagccaggaggatgcaggttcgatccctggccttgctctatgggttaaggatctggcattgctgtggctgtggcataggctggcagctgcagctccgattcaacctctagcctggaaccttctatatgctgtagatgcagccctaaaaagacaaaaaaaaaaaaaacaaaaaaaattgtatgttctTCACTTTAATACAAAGATACAACTTGAATTATACTAACTCTGGCCTTTGGTTTAAAACAGACTTGCTTTAGATTTCAAGAAGGGGAATGATGTTGCTTTCCACTTTAACCCACGCTTCAACGAGGACAACAGGAGAGTCATTGTTTGCAATTCCAAGCTGGATAATaactggggaagggaagagagacagATGGTTTTTCCATTTGAATGTGGTAAACCATTCAAagtaagttatttttaatgtattgataATGTCTATTTCTCAAAGGGAATCACTCTTAAACCACAATGCACTTGAAGTGAATTTTCATCAGCTGTCCTGGGACACCTAACATCTGCTCCTCATTCCAGGAGACCAGTCTCAGGAACAGTAGCACACCCCTAACTCCATTCAGGCACTTCACTGTCGTCCCTGTTACTACCCCTCTGAGTTTAAGCTTTTCTGACATGAGGAAAATACCATCTTTAATAAAGAGGGCAGAAAGTCTTTACGGTACAGTTGCACTGAGACTTAATTCCTTAAAACAACATAGTTAGCATGGCAACCAaaactctttggagttcccttcatggctcagtggtaatgaatccgactagtatccatgaggatgcaggttcgatccctgtctttgttcagtaggttaagaatctggttgccatgagctgtggtgtagatggcagatgtggcttggatcctgcgttgctgtggctgtggccagcagctgcagctccaatttgacccctagcctgggaacttccatatgccacaggtgcagccgtttaaaaaacattttttcttaaattctaaaattaacaCATGAttgttttatgaaaagaaaatttctagaTTTTCATTGAAACTTCCTCCATCCTTTACCCTTTCCCCCATACTCACAAAGGTTGCAACTTGAATAGCTTTCCAGTCTTTTCTATGACAACGCATTTATTTGTAAGCACTGCCTCAACAAATATTAGGTCCACATATCAGGATTGACTGTAGAGTAAGCAATAAAACAGCTAGACTATAAGCTTCTCAGGGCAGGGACTAAAGGGACCAACAAGGATCATACTCTACATCTGGTGGACATCTTTCCTTATTAGAACATTGCCAGCATTATTTAGATATGAGAGAGTTCACCCTGTACTCTACTGACTAGAGTATGGAAATattccaaacaaataaaacctggaaatttgtatttattttactaaaatactGTGATGACTATCCTTATACATCTTTGCTTCCTAGAATACTTTTATTCAAAGAATAAAccatttaaattttagataaagGTATTGCCAAGGTGCTGCTTCCAAAAGGATGTAAGGATTAACACATCCACTGACTATtattggattattattattatagtgtTTCCCTTAATTTTGCCAAAGCTGGTATTATCAATCTTCATAACATTTTCACTCTAAGCAGAGAATTCctattttagcatttattatttttacttttaggtGTTTGAGGCCATGcaaaaactttgtttttatgtaaattattagTCTCTCCCTCTGTGACTTCAACTATGTATCCTACTAACAATATCATTTTGTTTCCATCTTTGTGTAATTTAGAGGTTATTTTGCTGTCAGGTTACTTTTTCTGGGTTTAATCAGTTCTACAAATGAccataaagataaaaatgttagACATCCCGCAGTCAGGCCAGATGGATTTTGAACTGAATGGGTGTTCCTAATAGTTTTGTGTATATGCCGTTTCAGATACAAGTCCTGGTTGAACCTGACCACTTCAAGGTTGCGGTCAATGATGCTCACTTGTTGCAGTACAATCATCGGATGAGAAATCTCAGGGAAATCAGCAAACTGGGAATTTCTGGTGACATAACTCTCACCAGTGCTTCACACACTATGATATAATCTTAAATGGGcagatactttttaaagaaatgaaattgaacataaaCCTTACACATTCAAAAGTTTCATGTTCACTATGAGTGAAAAATTTTACCTTTATTCATCATTGTCCTTATAAATTACTCATTTAATAAATAAGAGTTACCTGTCTTTATTTGTCATTTAATTGGGGCAGTTTATTCTCGATAATGCACAATGGActcaactgaaaaagaaatatgtagcAATTAATACTGGACTCTCCCAAAGttgctcaaatatttttttaaagggaaataggAGTAAATACTATCCCCAATTAACCTCTCTCTTCAAGGGTTTCATAAAAACCAGCAGATGCTACAAGgaaaacattctattttcttacctAAGGAAACATAATATATTCAGGAaatcagaaaagcagaaagaaaaagttcACCTAGAGATCCCTCACAGACAATTACTGTTGGGATTCtggtatatttatttcttttaacttttttttttttttgtctgtttgctatttcttgggccgctcccacggcatatggaggttcccaggctaggggtcaaataggagctgtggccaccggcctacgccagagccacagcaacgcaggatccgagacgcgtttgcaacctacaccacagctcacggcaacaccagatccttaacccgctgagcaagggcagggaccaaacccgcaacctcatggttcctagtcggattcgttaaccactgcgccacgacgggaactccatcattgaATTCTTATGAAAgtcattttttattgtatttttttagggccacatccatggcatatggaggttcccaggctagggattgaatcagggctgcagccgatggcctatgccacagccacagcaatgccagatccttaacccactgagcaaggccagggacagaacctgcaacctcatggttcttagtcaaattcgttaaccacggtgccgacgggaactcccaggacactCCCTTTTAAGctattttatctctttaaacTATATACTTCACTGCTTTCAAGTCAATAGTTAATAGTATGAGACAATCTTCCCATgggttttcttggtttttatgAAATCTCCAGATTTATTGGTGGTGGGGGGGATTaggtttttaaatagaaataaaatcagcttgaaaaatttaatagtttgcactGTTAGCGTTCTCACCCATGCCTTTCTGCCCTTCCCTGCTACCAGCAAGGCCAGATTAATGCAACTTCAAAACTAGGATTTGCTCACACGGCTTCGGGtttttataaatgacaaaaacGTTTGATCTATTATTGTTTCTATAATACCATCTTCTCAAATCCTTTGTTGTTACAGGTTGGGTTTCCCAAGAAGCAAAGAGATTAGAATGCAAGAGATTTTTGAGGGAGACAAGAAGGTACATAACTGGGCAGAAAGAGCGGTTGAGCATCCATGCCTCAGCCTACCCTACAGGGGTTCTGAAGCTGGAAATGACCCTTTAGAGATGTCAAGAGAGGGACAGGTCTTCATATCATCATATTATCAGTCAGTGAGTTCAGGCTACCTAGGAAGCAGTAAGATCCTGGATGAAGCGGCTCTCTTCCCCTGAGGCAGTTCTCACATGGGATGATTCCTGAGGGCTGCCTACTAGCAGCACTTCCAGCAACTGAAGAAATTTGTCCTTCAGTCCTTAGTGGGATGTGAGCAGCACATCACAGCTCACTCCAAAAGGTATGTTAATTCCTTAATCTAACATTCTGGTCTTGACTGTTCTATTCCAATgatgaaataaagaatataataagctatgaggaaaagagggaatttggtttatttaaaattacttacattctctgagctttggttcctttgtctataaaatgggttaTTGTGACCATTGAATAAATACTGTTTGCAAAGGCGTTGTCAtatagtaggtcctcaataaacagaaattccattttttttcatttttggaaagGCTCTTATTCTATTCagcgtttttatttttatctttaaagattttcttaaTACCTCATAATCTTAGAGTCCAGTAGCACAATGACACTCTGGCTGTAGGGTATACTGATGGCTGTCAACCCAACAcattccttatttctttctttcttttttttttttttttttttgtcttttaccttttttttaggcctgcacccatggcatatggaagttcccaggctaggggcccaattgaagctgtagccgctggcctacaccacagccacggcaacgtcagatccttaacacactgagtgatgccagggatcaaacctgtgtccccatggatgctagttgggttcgttaactactgagccagaacaggaactcctacatgccttttctcttttttttggctttttatcttttctagggccacacctgtggcatatggaggttaccaagctagggatccaatcagagctgtagctgctggcgtacaccacagccacggcagaatccgagctgtgtttattacctataccacagctcacagtaacgccggatccttaacccactgagcaaggccagggattgaactcgcaacctcatggttcctagtcggattcgttaaccactgcaccacgatggaaactccacctTATTGCTTAACAGTCCTGGTTTTATCCAGGTACAATCCCAGATAAAACAGGAAATCATGATTAGTTTAAGCAAACCCCCCACTGATCTACAGATGGAGATGTGGCATTAGTTGGCCTAACCAGAATAAAGGGAAGGACATAACTCTGATTACAACTAGCAGGCATCTTATGACCCTTTAGAGAAGCCAACACCAAGGATGCTAGAGTGAACTATAAACAGACGGTGGTCTTTGATGCCATTATTAATTTGTTGACTGTAAAGTGCCTGAAATCACCCTGACAACttgtgaaataataaaattccttATTTCCGCTCCCCACTATgggttagtgggttaaagatctggcttgtctctgtggaggcgctggtTTGATTCCAGGTGTAGGttcccggcctggtgcagtggatgaaggatccaatgttgctgcaactctggctcggattcaacccctagccaaggaacttccatatgctgcaggtgcaactgaaaaaagaaaatttccttatTGGTAAACCAATTTGAGTATAGTTTACTATTACTTAACAGCCAGAAGCTTTCTAAATGATTCAATAGTACATCTTATTAAACTTACACACAACAAAATCATTGTTTTATTCTCATCCACTTTATCCTTGAGGGAAAATATTAGTTTACTAATAGGTTGCATATTGCTTTATAAAAGGATCTGCTAAGTCTTGGCCTGCTTTGTACCAATTTCTTTCACATGCTCATGGCCCCAGGCCCTTAGAAAATCCTAACTTTTACATAAAATGTTTCTTTGCTCTATATGCCTTGTTTGAATTATCTATTAATGAGTTGTTAAAgctgattttatattttgttaagaCTAGGTATTCTGAGAATATTCTTCTAAGCCAGCACCTTACATAGCTTCCTAACTGCTCACATGGTCTTGATAATAAATACTGTACTTTCCACAAGCCTAACATACCTTCCTCTGACTACAAAAGCAGatgtgctttcttttcttatgTGGAAACCCCTAATCTTAAAGGATTATCCATTAAGTTGATGTTTGTTTGATGAATACCTCCAATACTCACCtcctgtgcagcagaaataaatagaCCCAGATCTGGTTAGATGCTTTAGCTACTATGAGTCATCTTGAGTGCTCTGTTATTCTGATTGCTGTCTACTACAATCCTATAGTTAAGagttttataaaagagaaaatatttcaaatgcattAAGTGATTGATATAATTCCCTTTAAGGGAATTCCTTCAAAGGTTGTTAGTCAGATCAAGGGGAAAGtgacaagaaaaagacaaggatttaATGAGAACCTCTTATAATTTAACAGTTTGAAACTGCAGCATGTAAACTGATTTCAGAATCCAGAAAGCTTATCTAAAGAAACTCAATATAGAAAATGTAATATGCAGAGCTGCTGAACATCAACAAATctgagtccaggagttcccgtcatagcgcagtggttaacgaatccgactaggaacatgaggtttcgggttcgatccctggccttgctcagtgggttaaggatctggcgttgccgtgcgctgtggtgtaggttgcagacacagcttggatcccgtgttgctgtggctctggcgtaggccgatggctacagctccgattagacccctagcctgggaacctccatatgctgcaggaagcggccctagaaaaaggcaaaaagacaaaacaaacaaacaaacatacaaaaaccaGAGTtcaaattaagtataaaataatgcaaatatttctttcaaaggtTTATATTTTGATTAAACTAAAGAATTTTCCTAAGTTCTGAGTAGGTATACTTAACTTTAagcttatacattttatttttttctctttagggctgcacctgcagcatatggacgttcccatgctaggggctgaataggagctgcagctgcctgcctacactgcagcttgtggcaatgccagatccttaccccactgagagaggccagggattgattgaacctgcatcctcatggatactagtcaggttctcaacctgagccacaatgggaactctgtgttattttctttggccacatgtgtggaagtttccaggcctgggaTCTAACCCATACCAAAGCAGcgacaccaagtccttaaccaccaggccaccagggaactcataagCTTATACATTTTAAACAAGAGAGACAAGGCActaagtaaatacatttttattctgcATGGTTAATACACAAAATATCCCAACTACCCTTGAAAAACAGTATCATATCTAAAACACACTTTGATGAATACTGCGTATTAATACAGTACCCAGTAATCCCTTAGTATCTCAGTGGAACTGGCTCCAGGACTCCcctgacacatacacacagggaTACCATAATTCGAGAATACTCAAGTCCCgcacagtaggcactcagtatCCATGGGTTCTACATCTGCAcatggagggccaactgtatgATGCTATATAAATGTGTTGAAGAGAAGTgaacataaagaaaatacattttcttcaacTTTTCAATATTCTAATATATCACAGGATTGATAACATGAAGAAAAcacctgtatttatttttaaattcagatttcTTCTGGTTGTTCTCCACTGAGGGGCCTTAGAGGTGAAAAAGTAATCAGGTTACCACCAAAGGAAATGTGTCTGGTACATTCTTGATGTCTCTTCTCCACCTGAGTGACTGTATGTTTGCAGTTTAGGCCTGGCTAGAGAATAAATGTAGAGAAGTCACTAAGTAACTGTCAAGAGTTTCACCAATTAAGTTTTCAACATTCCAAGTTAACAGTGGGTCAATTAATAACATAAATGACATTTTTGGTACATAATGATA
The Sus scrofa isolate TJ Tabasco breed Duroc chromosome 1, Sscrofa11.1, whole genome shotgun sequence DNA segment above includes these coding regions:
- the LGALS3 gene encoding galectin-3, yielding MADGFSLNDALSGSGKPNPQGWPGAWGNQPAGPGGYPGASYPGTYPGQGPPGAYPGQAPPGAYPGQAPPGAYPGPTAPGYPGPAAPGAYPGQPGGPGAYPPPAQPSAPGAYPATGPYGAPSGPLNVPYDLPLPGGVMPRMLITILGTVKPNANRLALDFKKGNDVAFHFNPRFNEDNRRVIVCNSKLDNNWGREERQMVFPFECGKPFKIQVLVEPDHFKVAVNDAHLLQYNHRMRNLREISKLGISGDITLTSASHTMI